A DNA window from Cystobacter fuscus DSM 2262 contains the following coding sequences:
- a CDS encoding cupin domain-containing protein has protein sequence MLNGSVIGLAEALEQITEYWTPRIIGRVNDQYIKVAKLKGELVWHDHADEDEMFFVIYGKLTIQFEDRDVHLSPGQFCVVPKKTRHNPVATEECGIMLIETVTTQHTGDLIVPQTVPLEKQMGS, from the coding sequence ATGCTGAATGGAAGCGTCATCGGGCTCGCGGAAGCACTGGAGCAGATCACGGAGTACTGGACGCCGCGCATCATCGGGCGAGTCAATGACCAGTACATCAAGGTCGCCAAGCTGAAGGGTGAGCTGGTCTGGCACGACCACGCCGACGAAGACGAGATGTTTTTCGTCATCTACGGCAAGCTGACGATCCAGTTCGAGGATCGCGACGTGCACCTCTCGCCCGGCCAGTTCTGTGTGGTGCCGAAGAAGACCAGGCACAATCCCGTAGCCACCGAAGAATGCGGCATCATGCTGATCGAGACCGTCACCACCCAGCACACGGGCGACCTGATCGTGCCGCAAACCGTTCCGCTGGAAAAGCAGATGGGCTCATAG